TGTTGTTTAATGTCATAGAGTTTTGGTAAAATTGTTAAAGGAATTACGGTTGGAGGTATGATTAATGGATGAAATGAATGATCTCTGGCGGGTTCGCTTGGACAAGCTGGCTCAGTTAAGAGAAAATGGGGTAGAGCCTTACGCGGATCGCTATCAGAGAACTCATATGGCCCAAGAGATTCTGGATGGATTTGATACCCTTGAGGGTCAAGAGGTCAAGATTGCCGGTCGTATGATGTCCAAAAGAGACCAGGGTAAAGTGGTATTTACACATATACAAGATTTCAGCGGCCAGATTCAAGCTTATATCCGTAAGGATGATGTGGGCGAAGAATGGTTTGAGCTGATTTCTAAATTTGACATTGGTGACATCGTTGGCATTAAAGGTACCGTGTTCCGGACACGACGGGGAGAAATCTCCGTGCATGCCGCTGAGGTTCAGATTTTATCCAAATCAATGCGCCCTTTGCCGGAGAAATTTCACGGTTTAACTAATGTTGAACTCCGTTATCGTCAACGGTACGTGGATCTCATTATGAACCCGGAAGTCCGCAATGTCTTTGTTATGAGAAGTAAGATTATCCGCTCCATGAGAAACTTCCTGGAAGGTCAGGGCTTCTTAGAAGTAGAGACGCCTACTCTTCATACTATTCCGGGTGGGGCTGCTGCCCGTCCCTTTATCACCCATCACAACACTTTAGATATGGATCTTTATTTGCGCATTGCCTTAGAGCTTCCTTTAAAGCGCTTAATTGTCGGAGGCTTTGATAAAGTATTTGAGATAGGAAGAAACTTCCGCAATGAAGGGATTTCCATTAAGCACAATCCGGAGTTCACAATGATGGAGCTCTATCAGGCCTACGCAAATTTTGAGGATATCATGGAACTTACCGAGAACATGATCTCCACCATTGCCAAAGAAGTTCATGGAACCACCGAAGTAACCTACCAAGGCCAAGCGATTGATTTTAAAACACCTTGGCGCCGCCTGCCCATGCTCGAAGGCATCTTAGAATATGGTGGAGTGGATTTCAGTCAGATTCATACGGATGAAGAAGCACAACAGGCCGCTAAGGAAAAGGGCCTTAAGGTCGAACCGGGAAGCTCCCGTGGCAAGATCATTAACGAATTTTTTGAAGAGTTTGTCGAGCCCAATCTCATCCAACCGACGTTTGTTATCGGCCATCCGGTGGAGATTTCCCCTTTAGCTAAGAGAAATGCTGAACACCCTGAGTATACGGATCGCTTTGAAGCTTTTGCTTATGGCAGAGAATTAGGGAACGCTTTCTCGGAATTAAATGATCCTATCGATCAAAGACAGCGTTTCGAAGCCCAAATGGCTGAGCGGGATAAAGGTGACGACGAAGCCCATATGATGGATGAGGACTTCGTCCAGGCTTTGGAGTACGGTCTTCCGCCTACAGGGGGATTAGGAATCGGTATCGATCGACTGGTGATGCTTTTGACCGATTCAGCGTCCATCCGGGACGTCATCCTTTTCCCCACGATGCGGCCCAGAGAAGACGATTAAGAACCCAGCGGGGATGGTCAGGGAATGCAATGGAATGAGACTTATTTAGA
This genomic stretch from Desulfitobacterium chlororespirans DSM 11544 harbors:
- the lysS gene encoding lysine--tRNA ligase; translation: MDEMNDLWRVRLDKLAQLRENGVEPYADRYQRTHMAQEILDGFDTLEGQEVKIAGRMMSKRDQGKVVFTHIQDFSGQIQAYIRKDDVGEEWFELISKFDIGDIVGIKGTVFRTRRGEISVHAAEVQILSKSMRPLPEKFHGLTNVELRYRQRYVDLIMNPEVRNVFVMRSKIIRSMRNFLEGQGFLEVETPTLHTIPGGAAARPFITHHNTLDMDLYLRIALELPLKRLIVGGFDKVFEIGRNFRNEGISIKHNPEFTMMELYQAYANFEDIMELTENMISTIAKEVHGTTEVTYQGQAIDFKTPWRRLPMLEGILEYGGVDFSQIHTDEEAQQAAKEKGLKVEPGSSRGKIINEFFEEFVEPNLIQPTFVIGHPVEISPLAKRNAEHPEYTDRFEAFAYGRELGNAFSELNDPIDQRQRFEAQMAERDKGDDEAHMMDEDFVQALEYGLPPTGGLGIGIDRLVMLLTDSASIRDVILFPTMRPREDD